CGGGCGATGGCGGCGGCCACCGGCTCGGCCATCGGCACCGCCCGGATGCTGGCGTCGCTCTTGGGCCGGTCCTTGTAGCCCGACCCGAACCGGCCAGCGTCATAGCGTACGTCCACGACCTCGATCCGCCGAGCATCCAGGTCGACGCGCCGCGCCCGCAGACCCAGCAGCTCCCCGCTACGCAGGCCGGTGCCGACCTGGACGATGAAGTGGTCGCGGTAGAAGGCCGAGCAGCCGACCAGGAGCCGGCCGAACTCCTCTGGGGTGTACGCCCGTCGCCGGACCCGGCCGAACACGACCTCGGGGGTCCACCGGCCGCTTGGGGGCGCGGACCTTGCACACCGGGTTGACCGGGATCAGCCGCTCAGCCTCGGCCGCCTCCAGGATGCGGTTCAGGATCGACCGGCAGGCCATCGTCAGGTTGTGGCTGGCCCGTCGCTCCAGCTCGTTCTGCCACCGCTGCACCACCTGGGCCGAGATCGTGCCCAGCGGCCGACGCCCGAAGTAAGGGCGGATGTGCAGCCGCAAGTGGCTCTCTGCCGCCTCCAAGGCCGCCGGGCTGCGGCGCGGCTCCGACGCCCACAGCTCCCACCACTCGCTCGCCCAGTCATCGAACCGCCGCCGCGATCCCCTCGGGTCGACCCAGGCGCCGCGCAGCTTGGACGCCTCCTCGCTGGTCAGCCAGCGTTCCGCATCGTCCCTGCGGGCGAAGCTCCGGCTGTGCAGCCGACCGTCCGGCCCCCAGTAGCGGGCACGGTACGGCTTGGGCCGATCCGGGCGGTACTCGATCGTGCCCACGCCGGCCAGGGCCTGGGCGCCGAGCTGCTGGACTGGGCCGGCACTAAGGCGGCCGACGAGGGCGCCGACTGGCTACGTGTCGACGCGTGGACCACCAACGAGCACCTCCAGCACTACTACCTGCGCCAGGGCTTCACCTACGTCCGCACCGTCGTCCTGCCGCATAACCCCTCCGGGGCGCTCTTCCAACGACCAGCCGAGCGCATCCCACCCCACACCTTCAGGAGGCCGAGAGCCTGACCGGCTGAGCCTGGGATGAGCTGCAAGCAGCCCTCGCGGTGGGAGCCTCGTTCTCCCACCACGCCCAGGGTGGAGGGATCTGGCCGGACGGTGCTGGCATGCCCGACCCCCAGCCGCAAGCGCGTCGACCAACCAACCAAGCTCGGCTCCTGAGCCGGCCTGCGCCGGCAGCCTGACCAGATGGGGCCGACTTCGTTGGCTCTGCTGCTTGCCCCCGGTGGCCTTATGGCATGCCACGGTGTCCACCGTCCCCCGGTTCCAAGGGCAGGGCAGACCGCCCGGCCAGGCACCAGGAAGTGGCAGGACCATGACCGAGGCAGCCGTGAGCTTCGCCGGCAACCTCACCGACGACCCCGAGGTCCGCTACACCCACGACGGGATCACCCGGGACATGGTCGGATCTGGCTCATATCTCGTGATGGACACGACCTGTGCTCAGACAGCGTCGGCAAGGGTTGCCTGGCGGTGACACAGCCGCGACGTAGGCTGCTGACGGACGGTCGCGCAGCTCCAACCCTCGAGGAA
The genomic region above belongs to Actinomycetota bacterium and contains:
- a CDS encoding GNAT family N-acetyltransferase, with the protein product MQPTVRPPVAGTVRLGPIRAVLDRAHAGQGLGAELLDWAGTKAADEGADWLRVDAWTTNEHLQHYYLRQGFTYVRTVVLPHNPSGALFQRPAERIPPHTFRRPRA